The following DNA comes from Rhodothermales bacterium.
GGGCTGTCTCGCCGACTACGTCAAGTGCTAGCGTTCCGGAAAACACAATCTCTCGCTACCACTCGGCATAACGATGACCGGGTGAATAATCTCTGTTGGGGTTATAGCCGCCACCGTTACAAACAAAGTAACATCAAGGGAAGCCGAGCGACCGGACAGGTGATCCTGAGGGGCTCTCGGGGCTTATTCATCATTCCGAGGCTCTTCCAGTTCCCTTGAGAATCACGGCCATCCGAAACTGTCAAAGCGCCTTGTAATAGGGACCAGAAGGCATATGTTCCTCTCCGGAGATCCTGTGAAGATGCTCGTGGACTGTCCGGGAAACGACCCGCCTTCAGATTACAGAAAGATGGCCACCATGGCCTCGACTACCCTTATTCGGCCTCGACGCCGGGTATCTGCTCGCCCCCCCTTTCCGACGGTCGTTCTCAGGTCCCACGTATACCAAAGATGAGGGGCAGCTGCCGATGACAGCCACCCCTCGCTACTACTACACCACTTCAAACAATCGAATACAATCTACTGCTTCTTCAAACTCACGCTACCCGCTCCCGAATGCATCGTAAGCGCCGGCCCGCCGCCGTTCACGCTGCCTTTGAATGACTTCCCCGAGAGAAACCGACCACTCACCTTCAGGCCGAAATCACAGTCGGCAGAACCGATTCCGGTTTCGGCATGCACATCAATGCCGACACTGTCCGACAGATAAACCGTCACATTGCCAGCGCCGGTCTCGAGTTTCGAGCGACTTGAAGGCTGACTCATGATCTTGGCTTCAATGTTACCGGCACCGGTATTTGCCACAACTTCGCCTGCCACTTCGCCGACCCGGATGTTACCCGCACCCGTCGCTATCTCAACCGGTCCCATGGCTCCATCGATATCAACGTTACCCGTGCCCGACGTAATACTGACGCGACCGCTTACCCGACCGATCTGTACGTTGCCCGCTCCCGTTGTGCCGTTCACCATGCCATCGACATCCTCGGCATATACATTCCCGGCTCCGGTGGTGAACTCAACGTTGTACTGCGCCGGAACACGCACTACGACCTTCAGCTTGACACGATCACGATCCCTCCACTTTGTCCACTCGAACCCGTCCTGGTCGAATCGGGATCTCACGACTACATCGTTCCCCTTCTTGAGGATCTCGAGCTGGTGCTGCTCAAGGATTCGTTTTGCGTCCTCCTTCGATTCTGCGCCGACTATGCGGTCCACTTCGACGAGAACAGTCGACTCCGATGAAGAGCGGATCACGATGCTACCACGATCGAGGTCCAGAGAAAGCGTGCCTCCCTCCTTTACGCTGAATGACTTCTTGATGGTGTCCTTGATGTCGACGCCGTCGCCAGCGTTCGCGACGGGCGCGAGGAGCAGCGCCAGGATCGCCATGAGTCCTAGGATTCGGTTGGGGTATCGCATTGTGTCTACAAGGTGTAGGGATGTACTGTATTGCGCAGTACGGAAGGTTGGCGCGGGAGTTGCGCATTCGCCACACCCTGCCACACGCAATTCATCCCGACTCCAGTCAATTGAAAAGGCGCCCTTCCTGTTGGAATGGACGCCTTTTTCGGAGTTGGCCGTGGCGAGTGCAGGAGTAGGACACGCTGGCAACCGACGTATAGTTGCACCTCCGCTCGCCTGCCTTCCCTAGAATCTCCAGAAGCCACCTACCTGGACCCATCCGCCTCCACGGCGAACCCAGTGAGGCCTGACGTATATCGCGCTGTGACGGGGGCGTGGTGACCACCGGCCCTTGACCCACACGTAGCGGGCATGCCGATAACGCCAGTGCCCATCGATCCATACGTGCCGCCTTGACGGGCGACGCGTCCGCACTTCAACTCTTAGAGCCGGTGGGCGATGCCTCACAACACGCACCTTGCGCCCGTCTGCGTCGACAGTCTGCTGCGCATACGTTGATGTCGAAGCGTCAGCGGTCGACGGTGAAGCCAAAGTTGCACCGGTCACAAGAGCTACGACGATTGCCGCTATCGAAAAGTTAGAAATTCTCATTGTGCTTCCCTCAGTCTTGATCCGTTGAGTTCGTTCCCTCTACTCAACGGGTAGTATCGGAAGCAGTTGATGCACCGGTGCGACGGATCTGTCACGTTTTCGGGACAAATCATCCCAAACGTGTCACAACAAAAAAAGGCCCCACCTGAGGCGGGGCCTTTCTTAACTACGCTGGATCAAACTGTCAGGACGTAGCCGGAACAGCCTTCTCTCCGGACTCGGACGCCGCTTTGCCTGCCGCTCCATTGCCACCAGCCGCCATGGCTGCCTGAAGCTCGGCAAGGTCCTTCTTGGAGCCAACCACGAGATCCTGGAATCTCCGCTGACCGGTTCCAGCCGGGATGAGGTGCCCCACGATGACGTTTTCCTTGAGGCCGAACAGGTCGTCGGTCTTCGCATGAATCGCCGCGTTCGTAAGCACCTTTGTCGTCTCCTGGAACGACGCGGCCGACACGAACGAATCAGTTGAAAGCGACGCTTGCGTGATGCCCAGTAGAACAGGCTCAGCAACTGCCGGCTGTGTATCTCTCACATCGGCCCCACTGAGATCTCGACGCTTCATCTCTGAGTTGATCTCCCGAAGTCGACGTCGATCAATCACAGAACCTATCTGCAGAGTCGTCTCGCCGGGGTCCGTGATGACAAACTTGTCGTGCAGCTCGTCATTCATGTCCTCAACGGTAAAGCGATCGATATGGTCGTCTTCCAGCAGGCTTGTATCACCTGGATCGACGATACGGACCTTCTGCATCATCTGCCGAACGATGACTTCGATGTGCTTGTCGTTGATGGTCACACCCTGCAGCCGGTACACTTCCTGCACCTCGTTGACGAGATACTCTTGCACGGCTTTCGGGCCGAGAATCCTCAAAATATCCTGAGGTGAAATCTGGCCATCTGACAGCTGCTCGCCTGCGCGAACGAAGTCATTCTCGTGAACGAGACGGTGCTTCGTCAGGGGAACGAGATACGTGCGGGTTTCCGACCCATCACGACTTGTGACGATCACTTCCTGCGCCCCTCGCTTCCTGCCGCCGAAGCTCACGACTCCGTCAATCTCACTGACGACAGCGGGATCGGTAGGCGTGCGCGCCTCGAACAACTCGGTGACACGCGGTAGACCGCCTGTGATATCGCGAGTCTTCGCCGTCTGTCTCGGAATCTTGATGAGGATTTGTCCAGCTTGAACCTTGTCTCCTTCGTCTATCTGAATACGTGCTCGGACAGGAAGCGGATATTCACGCTCCACTTTCTTGCTCTTCGCAGTCGACTTGACAAGTATCGCCGGAGTGAGATTGCGCTCACGGCTGTCGACAATCACCTTCTCCTTGTGACCCGTCTGTTCGTCGACCTCCTCTCGATATGTCGTGCCGTCGATGATGTCCTGGAAGGTCACCTTGCCCTGGACTTCCGACAGAATCACGGAGTTGTATGGGTCCCAGCTGGCCAGAACCTGTCCCTTTTCTACGGTGGAACCCTTCTTCACCATCACCTCCGCACCATATGGGATCAGGTACGTAATCAGGTGACGGTTGTCGTCTTTCGGGTCTACAATGACGATCTCGCCCTGACGCGAAAGGACAACGTCCCGGGCTCCTTCCCCATCGTCCAGCTCGACTGTCCGGAGATTCTCGTACAGAATCTTGCCCCCAAACTTCGTCTGGATAGTGCTCTCAGCCGAGATACGGCTTGCCGTACCGCCGATGTGGAAGGTTCGCAGCGTAAGCTGCGTACCGGGCTCACCGATCGACTGCGCAGCTACAACACCAACCGCTTCACCGGTCTCCACTAGTCGTACCGAGGCTAGGTTACGCCCGTAGCAGAGGGCGCATACCCCGCGCTTCGACTCACACGTGAGGACCGATCTGATCTCAACTTCCTCGATCGATGTCTCGGAGATATTGCGGGCCTTCTCTTCGTCGATCAGTTCATTCGCTTCGACGATGGTATCGCCGGTGAGGGGATCCTCAACATCATGAACCGATACCCGACCCAGGATTCGATCGGCCAACGGCTCCACAACTTCCTCGTTGTCCTTCAGCGCCGAAATACGGATACCGCGAAGCGTACCGCAGTCCGCCTGCATGACCGTCACGTCCTGAGCAACATCCACGAGACGCCTCGTCAGGTAGCCGGCGTCGGCCGTCTTGAGTGCCGTGTCAGCGAGACCCTTACGAGCGCCGTGCGTTGATATGAAGTACTCGAGGACAGACAGCCCTT
Coding sequences within:
- a CDS encoding DUF4397 domain-containing protein; amino-acid sequence: MAILALLLAPVANAGDGVDIKDTIKKSFSVKEGGTLSLDLDRGSIVIRSSSESTVLVEVDRIVGAESKEDAKRILEQHQLEILKKGNDVVVRSRFDQDGFEWTKWRDRDRVKLKVVVRVPAQYNVEFTTGAGNVYAEDVDGMVNGTTGAGNVQIGRVSGRVSITSGTGNVDIDGAMGPVEIATGAGNIRVGEVAGEVVANTGAGNIEAKIMSQPSSRSKLETGAGNVTVYLSDSVGIDVHAETGIGSADCDFGLKVSGRFLSGKSFKGSVNGGGPALTMHSGAGSVSLKKQ
- a CDS encoding BcpO-related WXXGXW repeat protein; this encodes MRISNFSIAAIVVALVTGATLASPSTADASTSTYAQQTVDADGRKVRVVRHRPPALRVEVRTRRPSRRHVWIDGHWRYRHARYVWVKGRWSPRPRHSAIYVRPHWVRRGGGWVQVGGFWRF